In Ctenopharyngodon idella isolate HZGC_01 chromosome 1, HZGC01, whole genome shotgun sequence, a single genomic region encodes these proteins:
- the slc25a4 gene encoding ADP/ATP translocase 1, giving the protein MSDAVISFLKDFLAGGVAAAISKTAVAPIERVKLLLQVQHASRQITVETQYKGIVDCVVRIPKEQGFLSFWRGNLANVIRYFPTQALNFAFKDKYKKIFLGGVDQKTQFWRYFAGNLASGGAAGATSLCFVYPLDFARTRLAADIGKGAAEREFTGLGNCITKIFKSDGLRGLYLGFNVSVQGIIIYRAAYFGVYDTAKGMLPDPKNTHIVISWMIAQTVTAAAGIISYPFDTVRRRMMMQSGRKGADIMYKGTIDCWKKITKDEGARAFFKGAWSNVLRGMGGAFVLVLYDEIKKYT; this is encoded by the exons ATGTCTGACGCAGTAATCAGCTTCTTGAAGGATTTCTTGGCCGGTGGTGTGGCCGCTGCCATCTCCAAGACAGCTGTGGCCCCCATTGAAAGGGTCAAACTGTTACTGCAG GTCCAGCATGCCAGCAGACAGATCACTGTCGAGACACAGTACAAAGGCATTGTCGACTGTGTAGTGAGAATTCCCAAAGAGCAGGGATTCCTGTCCTTCTGGAGAGGCAATCTTGCCAACGTCATCAGATACTTCCCCACACAAGCCCTCAACTTTGCCTTCAAGGACAAGTACAAGAAGATCTTCCTTGGTGGAGTGGACCAGAAGACCCAGTTCTGGCGTTACTTCGCTGGTAATCTGGCCTCTGGTGGTGCCGCCGGTGCCACCTCTTTGTGCTTTGTCTACCCTCTTGATTTCGCCAGGACAAGGCTTGCTGCTGATATCGGCAAAGGCGCAGCGGAGAGAGAGTTCACTGGTCTTGGGAACTGCATTACCAAGATCTTCAAGTCTGATGGTTTAAGGGGTCTCTACCTTGGCTTCAATGTGTCTGTCCAGGGCATTATTATCTACAGAGCTGCTTACTTCGGTGTCTATGATACAGCTAAAG GTATGCTGCCAGAccccaagaacacacacatTGTCATCAGCTGGATGATTGCCCAGACTGTCACAGCTGCCGCAGGTATCATTTCATATCCCTTCGACACCGTCAGACGTCGTATGATGATGCAGTCAGGACGCAAAGGAG ctGACATTATGTACAAGGGCACAATCGACTGTTGGAAAAAGATCACTAAGGATGAGGGTGCCAGAGCTTTCTTCAAGGGTGCCTGGTCCAATGTGCTCCGAGGCATGGGTGGCGCATTTGTGCTGGTTCTGTATGACGAGATCAAGAAGTACACATAA
- the cfap97 gene encoding cilia- and flagella-associated protein 97 isoform X1, producing the protein MYSPKELEGEVDHSFFDSDCEANGLDGSEDGRLNKQKASERHDERTGKETHVSMDQIGSEVKSGRNSKNKARLEDGSNQQGRQGRSEQTEYERERQSSDALFKGSSTLPNATSLETMNNSQSEEGSSVHSYSSDEERELDEKHAAFKLRKTNGNVNSDDDDGYHRSNDESEDDVRSTKHKRLSHGTPKKSAGKFHKLSHSRSSSSDPESSNSSEERSSIRSQKHQRVGSANQKERQKEVAESEDTVTDVTPLSTPNVSPSQSIDVVLPSEPLAADVQQQQPSVAEETVVNDGSDGQGSISSEGENGSVFLKVEKQLDRVLVISSPGSVGSSRKNYSFSNEEVREIDRENQRLLRQLSNSTARSRSGSSACSKTSSRRSSTPAIRLYHSALNRQREQERIQKENLAFLKRLESVKPTPGMTRDEQLADYQRQSRYLGTRVTALPPVKVKSNKTSGRTSRPGSSPHKARPETAKLSRVKPRPAWS; encoded by the exons ATGTACAGCCCCAAAGAGCTAGAGGGAGAAGTTGACCACTCGTTCTTTGACAGTGACTGTGAAGCTAATGGACTTGATGGTTCTGAGGATGGGCGGCTCAATAAACAGAAGGCCTCAGAACGGCATGATGAGAGAACAGGAAAAGAGACCCATGTTTCAATGGATCAGATAGGGAGTGAAGTTAAAAGTGGGAGGAACAGTAAAAATAAAGCCAGATTGGAGGATGGTTCAAACCAGCAGGGCAGACAGGGACGGAGTGAACAGACAGAATATGAAAGAGAGCGACAAAGTAGTGATGCACTTTTCAAAGGCTCCTCAACACTCCCAAATGCCACAAGCTTAGAGACTATgaacaacagccaatcagaagaagGATCTAGTGTGCATTCATACTCATCTGATGAGGAAAGAGAGCTGGATGAGAAGCATGCTGCTTTTAAACTCAGGAAAACCAATGGTAATGTTaacagtgatgatgatgatggataCCATCGTAGTAACGATGAAAGTGAGGACGATGTGAGATCAACAAAACATAAGAGACTGTCCCATGGAACACCTAAAAAATCTGCTGGTAAATTCCACAAGCTGAGCCACAGCCGCTCGTCATCATCTGATCCTGAGTCCTCCAACAGTAGTGAAGAGAGAAGCTCAATTCGCTCGCAGAAACATCAGCGGGTAGGTTCAGCTAACCAGAAAGAGCGACAAAAAGAAGTGGCAGAATCTGAAGACACAGTCACTGATGTTACACCTCTCTCAACACCAAATGTTAGTCCTTCACAGTCCATTGATGTGGTTCTGCCCTCTGAACCCTTGGCAGCAGATGTTCAACAACAACAGCCCAGTGTTGCAGAAGAGACGGTTGTGAATGATGGTTCGGACGGTCAGGGCAGTATAAGTTCTGAAGGAGAGAATGGATCAG tgtttttaaaagtaGAGAAACAGTTAGACAGAGTACTTGTGATCTCCAGCCCTGGCAGTGTTGGCAGCAGCCGTAAGAACTATTCCTTCTCAAATGAAGAGGTACGAGAGATTGACCGGGAGAATCAGCGGCTATTACGTCAACTATCCAATTCCACGGCACGTTCACGTAGCGGCAGCTCCGCCTGCTCCAAAACCAGCAGTCGAAGGAGCAGTACACCAGCTATACGCCTTTATCACAGCGCCCTCAACAGACAACGAGAGCAAGAGCGAATCCAGAAAGAAAACCTG GCATTTCTGAAGCGTCTAGAATCTGTGAAGCCCACTCCTGGTATGACCCGAGATGAGCAGCTAGCTGATTATCAGCGCCAGAGCCGATACCTGGGAACACGTGTTACAGCTCTTCCACCAGTCAAAGTCAAATCCAACAAGACATCTg GAAGGACTTCTAGACCTGGCAGTAGTCCTCACAAAGCTAGACCGGAAACTGCTAAACTCAGCAGAGTAAAACCGCGGCCTGCATGGTCCTGA
- the cfap97 gene encoding cilia- and flagella-associated protein 97 isoform X2: MYSPKELEGEVDHSFFDSDCEANGLDGSEDGRLNKQKASERHDERTGKETHVSMDQIGSEVKSGRNSKNKARLEDGSNQQGRQGRSEQTEYERERQSSDALFKGSSTLPNATSLETMNNSQSEEGSSVHSYSSDEERELDEKHAAFKLRKTNGNVNSDDDDGYHRSNDESEDDVRSTKHKRLSHGTPKKSAGKFHKLSHSRSSSSDPESSNSSEERSSIRSQKHQRVGSANQKERQKEVAESEDTVTDVTPLSTPNVSPSQSIDVVLPSEPLAADVQQQQPSVAEETVVNDGSDGQGSISSEGENGSVFLKVEKQLDRVLVISSPGSVGSSRKNYSFSNEEVREIDRENQRLLRQLSNSTARSRSGSSACSKTSSRRSSTPAIRLYHSALNRQREQERIQKENLCSSTQTPQYVSPNVLWRFYSFM, translated from the exons ATGTACAGCCCCAAAGAGCTAGAGGGAGAAGTTGACCACTCGTTCTTTGACAGTGACTGTGAAGCTAATGGACTTGATGGTTCTGAGGATGGGCGGCTCAATAAACAGAAGGCCTCAGAACGGCATGATGAGAGAACAGGAAAAGAGACCCATGTTTCAATGGATCAGATAGGGAGTGAAGTTAAAAGTGGGAGGAACAGTAAAAATAAAGCCAGATTGGAGGATGGTTCAAACCAGCAGGGCAGACAGGGACGGAGTGAACAGACAGAATATGAAAGAGAGCGACAAAGTAGTGATGCACTTTTCAAAGGCTCCTCAACACTCCCAAATGCCACAAGCTTAGAGACTATgaacaacagccaatcagaagaagGATCTAGTGTGCATTCATACTCATCTGATGAGGAAAGAGAGCTGGATGAGAAGCATGCTGCTTTTAAACTCAGGAAAACCAATGGTAATGTTaacagtgatgatgatgatggataCCATCGTAGTAACGATGAAAGTGAGGACGATGTGAGATCAACAAAACATAAGAGACTGTCCCATGGAACACCTAAAAAATCTGCTGGTAAATTCCACAAGCTGAGCCACAGCCGCTCGTCATCATCTGATCCTGAGTCCTCCAACAGTAGTGAAGAGAGAAGCTCAATTCGCTCGCAGAAACATCAGCGGGTAGGTTCAGCTAACCAGAAAGAGCGACAAAAAGAAGTGGCAGAATCTGAAGACACAGTCACTGATGTTACACCTCTCTCAACACCAAATGTTAGTCCTTCACAGTCCATTGATGTGGTTCTGCCCTCTGAACCCTTGGCAGCAGATGTTCAACAACAACAGCCCAGTGTTGCAGAAGAGACGGTTGTGAATGATGGTTCGGACGGTCAGGGCAGTATAAGTTCTGAAGGAGAGAATGGATCAG tgtttttaaaagtaGAGAAACAGTTAGACAGAGTACTTGTGATCTCCAGCCCTGGCAGTGTTGGCAGCAGCCGTAAGAACTATTCCTTCTCAAATGAAGAGGTACGAGAGATTGACCGGGAGAATCAGCGGCTATTACGTCAACTATCCAATTCCACGGCACGTTCACGTAGCGGCAGCTCCGCCTGCTCCAAAACCAGCAGTCGAAGGAGCAGTACACCAGCTATACGCCTTTATCACAGCGCCCTCAACAGACAACGAGAGCAAGAGCGAATCCAGAAAGAAAACCTG TGCTCTTCTACTCAGACGCCCCAGTATGTATCACCAAATGTTCTTTGgagattttattcattcatgtaA
- the ankrd37 gene encoding ankyrin repeat domain-containing protein 37, with amino-acid sequence MFLLETESLDCTSNLFESGFAVNGGLDGPGHGQSPAHLAACGGQAFCLLWLLQTGADANQQDASGETPIHKAARAGSLECISVLMASYAHFDICNNAGQTAEDIAWSCGFEECGRFLNMHRRTQDLKNASSSPLAERHVQSSTLAGQKRGRATSSAQDGKKARDW; translated from the exons ATGTTTTTGCTTGAGACAGAGTCG CTGGACTGTACGAGTAATCTTTTTGAAAGCGGATTTGCTGTGAACGGAGGTTTGGATGGTCCCGGACACGGACAGTCTCCTGCGCATCTTGCGGCATGCGGGGGTCAGGCTTTCTGCTTGCTTTGGCTGCTGCAAACAGGTGCTGATGCAAACCAGCAG gacgCAAGTGGAGAGACGCCCATTCATAAAGCAGCCAGAGCGGGCAGTTTGGAGTGCATTAGTGTGCTGATGGCAAGTTATGCACATTTCGa CATTTGCAACAATGCTGGACAGACAGCTGAAGATATTGCATGGTCTTGTGGGTTTGAGGAATGCGGGAGGTTTTTAAACATGCATCGGAGAACACAGGACTTAAAGAACGCTTCATCATCCCCTCTCGCTGAGCGGCATGTACAGAGCAGCACTCTCGCAGGACAGAAGAGAGGCCGCGCAACCTCCAGTGCTCAAGACGGGAAGAAAGCACGGGACTGGTGA
- the ufsp2 gene encoding ufm1-specific protease 2, which produces MVYSEECAIIFRVKGILEFSCQLDNPNGSQSQSIISKSFQGLRSKVSSKSIVFTVCNSPILLWPNTGFRSSMESLTEASACGDILQYIESDDGGSKKTIKKKDKKRSGPTVVNMKLLFEVTDPAGNEAPSLIQMSTQQHCVKMPLHLDCVVSVTTDESLASVCTGLVETLRKQLADMEEVVLRYRKGSSFLVPQPFHFRLPEPAGLTTVIYPAGVPDSQLQAIREDLHRKFELPSDRPYLRRANAFHFPDAAYKDGYLRNPHVHLNPPNIEDAKLYLVQGVYSYHHYMQDRVDDDGWGCAYRSLQTICSWFQQQGYVETAVPTHTQIQQALVDVGDKEPRFVGSRQWIGSIEVQAVLNQLLGVTSKILFVSQGSELATKGRELANHFQTEGTPIMIGGGVLAHTILGVAWSENTGQIRFLILDPHYTGGEDLQTITEKGWCGWKGPEFWDQNAYYNLCLPQRLKTI; this is translated from the exons ATG GTTTATTCAGAGGAGTGCGCCATTATTTTTCGAGTGAAGGGAATCTTGGAGTTTTCTTGCCAGCTTGACAATCCAAATG gttcaCAAAGTCAAAGCATCATATCAAAAAGTTTTCAGGGTCTTCGATCCAAGGTTTCATCCAAAAGTATTGTTTTCACTGTCTGTAACAGTCCAATATTATTATGGCCCAACACTGGTTTCCGGTCAAGCATGGAAAGCTTGACAGAAGCATCAGCATGTGGAGACATTCTGCAGTATATAGA ATCAGATGATGGTGGGAGCAAGAAGAccataaaaaagaaagataagAAAAGATCTGGACCT ACTGTAGTGAATATGAAGCTGTTGTTTGAGGTCACAGACCCTGCTGGGAATGAAGCTCCGAGTCTTATCCAAATGAGCACACAACAGCACTGTGTGAAGATGCCATTGCATTTAGACTGTGTTGTGTCTGTGACCACCGATGAGAGCCTGGCATC AGTGTGTACGGGGCTGGTGGAGACATTAAGGAAGCAATTAGCAGACATGGAAGAGGTGGTGCTGCGGTACAGGAAGGGCTCCTCTTTTCTTGTGCCACAGCCATTTCACTTTCGACTGCCTGAACCAGCTGGACTCACCACTGTGATCTACCCAGCAGGAGTGCCAGACAGCCAGTTACAGGCTATCAGAGAG GATCTGCATAGGAAATTTGAGTTGCCAAGTGACAGGCCATACCTGAGACGTGCCAATGCCTTTCATTTCCCTGATGCAGCCTATAAAGACGGTTACCTCCGCAATCCCCACGTACACCTGAACCCACCCAACATTGAGGATGCTAAG CTGTATCTGGTGCAGGGTGTGTACAGTTATCATCACTACATGCAGGATCGTGTGGATGATGATGGCTGGGGATGTGCCTATCGTTCTCTTCAGACGATCTGCTCCTGGTTCCAGCAGCAAGGATATGTGGAGACAGCGGTTCCCACACACACGCAGATCCAGCAG GCTCTTGTGGATGTTGGGGATAAAGAGCCACGTTTTGTTGGTTCACGTCAGTGGATTGGCTCCATTGAAGTTCAGGCTGTCCTTAACCAGCTGCTGGGGGTCACCTCAAAGATCTTGTTTGTCAG TCAGGGATCTGAGCTGGCAACCAAGGGCAGAGAGCTGGCCAACCACTTCCAGACTGAAGGAACTCCTATCATGATTG GTGGGGGGGTACTTGCACACACTATTCTAGGCGTAGCGTGGAGCGAGAACACTGGACAAATACGCTTTCTTATCCTGGACCCTCACTATACTGGTGGAGAGGACCTGCAAACCATCACTGAGAAG GGCTGGTGTGGATGGAAGGGGCCAGAGTTCTGGGATCAAAATGCCTATTACAACCTCTGCCTTCCCCAGAGACTCAAGACCATCTGA